One window from the genome of Eucalyptus grandis isolate ANBG69807.140 chromosome 7, ASM1654582v1, whole genome shotgun sequence encodes:
- the LOC120296281 gene encoding uncharacterized protein LOC120296281, producing MNGRRQEETLRSPVAGDISNARNGGRSITSGLLTKGRDTSSTTEAALGQDFPFLGTEERQRVSEVARVPSVGSFATFQRPSSANSDKTSADGWTVLAEVPGVVGNNNATGLPSPQTVPGSSAILGQNMNGLKMSEAVAQSPSRARTPPQLSVDSQRLEELAIKQSRQLIPVTPSMPKSQLLSSMEKSKTRAAQQTTKFSPTPYGNQPMRGGPARVDVGKNSNLGKLQVLKPSGDLNGLSSTVNENLVSPNGVKVPRSP from the exons ATGAATGGCAGGAGACAGGAAGAGACCTTGCGTAGTCCAGTGGCTGGTGATATTAGTAATGCGAGAAATGGGGGCCGCAGCATCACTAGTGGTTTGCTTACAAAAGGCAGAGATACAAGTAGCACCACTGAAGCTGCATTGGGACAGGACTTTCCCTTTCTTGGAACTGAAGAGAGGCAAAGAGTTTCTGAAGTAGCAAGAGTACCTTCTGTGGGATCTTTTGCTACCTTTCAGAGGCCTTCAAGTGCTAATTCAGACAAAACTAGTGCAGATGGGTGGACGGTTTTGGCAGAGGTGCCTGGAGTGGTTGGAAACAATAATGCAACTGGTTTGCCGTCTCCGCAAACTGTACCTGGAAGCTCGGCTATTTTAGGTCAAAATATGAATGGCCTTAAAATGTCAGAGGCTGTTGCCCAAAGTCCCTCTCGTGCTCGCACACCTCCTCAG TTGTCTGTTGATAGTCAGAGGCTTGAAGAGTTGGCCATCAAACAATCAAGGCAACTGATCCCTGTGACACCATCCATGCCCAAATCTCAG TTGCTTAGTTCGATGGAGAAATCAAAAACAAGAGCCGCACAGCAGACTACTAAGTTCTCCCCTACGCCCTATGGGAATCAGCCTATGCGTGGTGGGCCTGCAAGAGTGGATGTTGGGAAGAACTCTAATCTAGGAAAGTTGCAAGTTCTGAAACCATCAGGGGATCTGAATGGTCTCTCTTCAACAGTGAATGAAAACCTGGTTTCCCCAAATGGAGTCAAAGTTCCACGTAGCCCCTAA